A DNA window from Chryseobacterium sp. MEBOG06 contains the following coding sequences:
- a CDS encoding RNA polymerase sigma factor, with protein sequence MKLLFVNKKEDLLSRLKKQDPVAQKLFYEKNVKKFLSISKSYVSDLYQAEDCLIKAFCKIFKHIESFRGDANLESWARRIVVNECLNFIKSHKTVFYLDEINHSFQQDIHDPDIAFDFNAQELLDQLPDAYRMVFNLYVLEGYSHQEIADALQISVAVSKTQLFRAKEKLRKIYLQQQKKMKNEHV encoded by the coding sequence ATGAAACTTTTGTTCGTAAATAAAAAAGAAGATTTGTTGAGCCGCCTGAAAAAACAGGATCCGGTGGCACAGAAGCTTTTCTATGAGAAGAATGTAAAGAAATTCCTAAGCATAAGCAAGAGCTATGTAAGTGACTTGTATCAGGCAGAAGATTGTCTCATCAAAGCATTCTGTAAGATTTTTAAGCATATTGAAAGTTTCAGAGGTGACGCTAATCTTGAAAGCTGGGCAAGGCGGATTGTTGTTAACGAATGCCTGAACTTTATCAAAAGCCATAAAACGGTTTTTTATCTGGATGAGATTAATCATTCTTTCCAGCAGGATATTCATGATCCGGACATCGCTTTCGACTTTAATGCTCAGGAACTTCTGGACCAGCTTCCGGATGCTTACCGAATGGTTTTCAATCTTTACGTTTTGGAAGGCTATTCTCACCAGGAAATTGCTGATGCTCTGCAGATTTCGGTTGCTGTAAGCAAAACACAGTTGTTTAGAGCAAAAGAAAAACTAAGAAAGATCTATTTGCAACAACAAAAAAAAATGAAAAATGAACACGTCTAA
- a CDS encoding ABC transporter ATP-binding protein, which produces MISINNLSKTYGTATVLNIENLEIPNGETFGLVGNNGAGKTTLFSLMLDLIQASTGFVSIDGIKVNESEVWKNKVSAFVDDTFLIGYLTPEEYFYFIGELRGQNKASVDEFLKPFHDLFNGEILKSGKYIRDLSKGNQKKVGIVGAIIGNPEIIILDEPFANLDPSTQIKLKNLIKELSKQDGVTFLISSHDLSHTTEVCNRIVVVNKGLIVKDIQTNPETLKDLEQYFADQVSEVTI; this is translated from the coding sequence ATGATCAGTATAAATAATTTATCAAAAACATACGGAACAGCAACGGTTCTGAACATTGAGAATCTTGAAATTCCAAATGGCGAAACATTTGGTCTGGTAGGGAATAACGGAGCGGGAAAAACAACGCTTTTCAGTCTTATGCTCGATTTGATTCAGGCAAGTACGGGGTTTGTAAGCATTGACGGAATTAAAGTAAATGAATCCGAAGTCTGGAAGAATAAAGTTTCAGCTTTTGTAGATGATACTTTTCTCATCGGATATCTTACTCCGGAAGAATATTTTTATTTCATTGGTGAGCTGAGAGGCCAGAATAAAGCTTCTGTAGATGAGTTTCTGAAACCCTTTCATGATCTTTTTAACGGGGAAATTCTTAAATCCGGAAAGTACATCCGTGATCTTTCTAAAGGGAACCAGAAAAAGGTGGGAATTGTAGGAGCAATTATCGGAAACCCGGAAATTATTATTCTTGATGAGCCGTTTGCCAATCTTGACCCTTCCACACAAATCAAACTTAAAAATCTTATCAAAGAATTATCCAAACAGGATGGGGTGACTTTCCTTATTTCCAGCCATGATCTTTCCCACACGACAGAAGTCTGTAACAGAATTGTAGTGGTGAATAAAGGGCTTATTGTAAAAGATATTCAGACCAATCCGGAAACCTTGAAGGATCTTGAACAGTATTTTGCAGATCAGGTTTCAGAAGTGACGATCTAA